The genomic region aaaaaaaaaaaaaaaaaaaaaaagtactctccTGATGTCTTGGTTTCACCACATAATTATGGTGAAAGAAACTTAAACAGCTCCAGAATGTCCCATACATTACATTCTGCTTCAATTATGTTAATTGATCTACATTTGCTAGTGTAACACCTGGCACTGGAGATAGAAAAGTGAATTGGGGTCAGGCAcgggggctcaggcctgtaatcccagcactttgtggggccaaggcgagtggatcacttgaggtcaggagttcgggaccatcctggccaacacggagaaaaccatctctactaaaaatacaaaaattagccgggtgtagtggtgggcatctgtaaccccagctacttggcaggctgaggcaggagaattgcttaaacccgggaggcggaggttgcagcgagccaattttgcaccactgcactccagcctgggtgacacagcaagtctccatctaaaaaaaaaaaaagtctaaaaaatcATCATTCCTGTGCTCGGGTGAGAGCCTAGATCCAGTAAGGCCACTTCGATCCGAGGGAACAAGCCCACACCTTCTCCCACTCAGTCCCGGTCGTCAGCTCTCTGCCTTCTCCTCCTCTAGCCCTGGGCCCTGTGGAACTTGCCCTCACCAGCATCATGACCTTGCTGGTGCTGGGCTCCATTGCCATCTTCCTGGAGGATGCCGTCTACCTGTACAGGAACACCCGTTGCCCCATCAAGAGGCGGTCTCTGCTCTGGAATAGCTCGGCACCCACGGTGAGGCCCTGGGGCTGCCCTGCGGGGGGAACTGAAACGAAGGCAGAGACCAATGTGAGAATTCCTCTAAACTCAGCAAGTCACTTCAGCGAAGACTTCCCTGCCACTACCCGCCGAGGGCGGAGGTTTGCAATCCGGCCTCCCCTTGCAGTAAGGATCCTCCGCTTGCAAGGCTGTGGGATGCAGTGTTTGAACTCTAAGGGCTGCGGAGACAGCTGGAGACCTGCTCAGCCCACCAGCGGCCTCACTCACTGCTCCCTGCCACAGTATTGCTATTAAAAGCACTTCCTTCCTGTAGAGGCAGGCCGTGGTTCCTGTGTGGGGAAGTCTCATTCCACAGGGTCACACTCAGCTCCATCCGTATGTCGAGGCGTTTGAAACGCCCTCCCACAGCCATTACACAGGTCCTTGGTTTGCTTGATTTAATTAGTCCTTCTTCCGGCTGGCAACGTTTAAGGAACGCTGCCTAAATGTACAGGTTTTGCCTTCTGTGCCGGTGCCACAAAAGGTTTCAGGAGCCTCAGCGGGCTCCCTCCCGCCCTCACCTGCTCCTGCCCCTTCTCAACAGGTGGTGTCTGTGTTCTGCTGCTTTGGTCTCTGGATCCCTCGTTCCCTGTTTCTGGTGGAAATGGCCATCGCCTCGTGAGTGTCCTGCCTCACTCCCCCTCCGAGGGCCCCTCTGCTCCCGCTCACCAGGACTCCGGAGTCCGTGTCCTTGATCCCAGCTGACCATGAGTCTGGCCCTTCCCAAACTGTGCTAGTTCGGGGATCTTGCACTCCTGGTTCTGCTCAGGGAATGCCTCGCTTTCACATCTGGCACATTCCTCAGCCAGCCCTTTGCTCCCAGTCTGAAATTCCGCTTCTCCCAGTCCTGTCCTGTCTCCTCTCCCTTGCTCCTCTTGGGGAACACACCCAGAATGCCCAGCCCTACCTCTTCCCCTCGGTGAGCCCCGCCTGTCCCTGCCGTCTTTCCCTCCGGCAGCAAAGGGGTGACCCTGCAGCGTGCCCCCACCTCGTAGGCccccttctctccccaccccaggtTTTATGCCGTGTGCTTTTACCTGCTGATGCTGGTCATGGTGGAAGGCTTTGGGGGGAAGGAGGCAGTGCTGAGGACACTGAGGGACACCCCGATGATGGTCCACACAggcccctgctgctgctgctgcccctgctgTCCGCGGCTGCTGCTCACCAGGTGAGGCAGGGCCAAGGTGCCTCCTCCAGGAGCTGGGGAGCTTCTTCTGGCCCCCTAGCCCTCTTCAAGGCTCTGGGAATTCGGCGTGAATGGGCCAAAGCTAGTGACGGAAAGGTGGGCATCCCACAGCCAGGACTCAGGGGCACCAACCTCAGGGGACAGGGGAGCAGAGGAAAGAGAGCTCCTAAATTCTCATCACTGAACTTCACTGCACCCTGCAAGCCTTAGCCACACAGAGAAAACTGGACTTGGGCCATTCGCTTGCTTGCCCCTTCTGCCCACTTTGGTGAATGAGGTTGAGGTCACACTCCCAGACCTCGCTCCAAAGACAGCATTCTGGTCTGGAGGTGAGCGGGAGACTAAGAGGGTTCCCAGCACTCTCAACATTCTGGTTTTTTCCTCCGTCCCCACCCACTTAACCTGGCTGGTGTTTATGGTGGCAGCCAAGCCTCGGCGCAGGAGCCCAGTGAGGAGCGGGGGGTCTTCCTGGGACAGCTGGTTTGTGGCCTGTGTtcctcaccctcttccccacGCAGGAAGAAGCTTCAGCTGCTGATGCTGGGTCCTTTCCAATACGCCTTCCTGAAGATAACGCTGAGCCTGGTGGGCCTGTTTCTCATCCCCGACGGCATCTATGACCCGGCAGACGTAAGCCGGGAGGAAGGGGCAGCACAGCCCAAGACTCATTTAGCACCTTTGTGTTCTAAAAGGAACAGCCAGAGGCAACACCCCTTGACAGAGGGCCCCAGAAAAGGGTGGCTGTGGGAACACAGAGGCTCAGGGACTCTGCCAGGGAGAGCAAAGAACTGCAGTAGGCCCAGGCTCTGGGGCTTTGCTCATTACCTTTCCTGCCATGGGAGAGGAGAGATCGAAGGAAGTACCGGGTGccgtgacacatgcctgtaatcccaatggctcacgaggccgaggtgggaggactgctcaagagtgggagttcaagacaagcctgggcaatatagcgagccCCTTTTCCTAAAattagactgggcgtggtggttcacacctgtaatcccagcactttgggaggctgaggcgggaggatcacttgaagccaggagtttgagaccagcttgggcaacatagtgagatcccatctctcttttttttgagacagagtttctcttctgttgcccaggctggagtgcaatagcacaatcccagctcactgcaacctccacctcccgggttcaagcaattctcctgcctcagccttccgagtagctaggattacaggcatgcgccaccatgcccggctcattttgtatttttagtagagacgaggtttcaccgtgttagtcaggatgacctcgatctcctaagctcaggtgatccgcccgcctctgcctcccaaagtgctgggattataggtgtgagccaccacgcctggcccatctctattatttttaaaaaacaaaacaaattagctgggaatggtggtgtgcacctgtagtcccagctactcaggagcctgaggctaGTGGACCGCTGGAGCCA from Papio anubis isolate 15944 unplaced genomic scaffold, Panubis1.0 scaffold2787, whole genome shotgun sequence harbors:
- the LOC101026635 gene encoding organic solute transporter subunit alpha — its product is HFDPREQAHTFSHSVPVVSSLPSPPLALGPVELALTSIMTLLVLGSIAIFLEDAVYLYRNTRCPIKRRSLLWNSSAPTVVSVFCCFGLWIPRSLFLVEMAIASFYAVCFYLLMLVMVEGFGGKEAVLRTLRDTPMMVHTGPCCCCCPCCPRLLLTRKKLQLLMLGPFQYAFLKITLSLVGLFLIPDGIYDPADISETSTALWINTFLGVSTLLALWTLGILSRQARLHLGEQSMGAKFALFQVTTPWGRKDVT